One region of Oncorhynchus keta strain PuntledgeMale-10-30-2019 chromosome 24, Oket_V2, whole genome shotgun sequence genomic DNA includes:
- the LOC118402983 gene encoding cold shock domain-containing protein C2-like: MADSDPLSPSDPPRPLSSPRTPLSLSFPFLREGSRVWERERKPPLMPGELPSPLPTKRTRTYSATVRARSGPVYKGVCKTFYRSQGHGFIKPSNGGEDIFVHISDIDGEYVPMEGDEVTYKVCSIPPKNQKIQAMEVVITHLAPGTKHETWSGQIISS, translated from the exons ATGGctgattcagaccccttgtcccCTTCCGATCCCCCACGGCCACTGAGCTCCCCCcgcacccctctctccctatcattCCCCTTCCTCAGGGAGGGAAGTCGGGTgtgggagagggaaaggaaaccCCCCCTGATGCCAGGCGAGCTGCCAAGCCCTCTGCCCACCAAACGCACCCGCACATACTCAGC tacGGTGCGGGCCAGATCAGGCCCAGTGTATAAGGGCGTGTGTAAGACCTTCTACAGGTCCCAGGGTCATGGCTTTATAAAGCCCTCCAACGGTGGAGAGGACATCTTTGTACACATCTCTGA TATCGATGGAGAATACGTGCCCATGGAAGGTGACGAGGTCACGTACAAAGTCTGTTCCATCCCCCCCAAGAACCAGAAGATCCAGGCGATGGAGGTTGTCATCACCCACTTGGCCCCAGGAACCAAGCATGAGACCTGGTCTGGACAGATCATCAGCTCATAG
- the LOC118402984 gene encoding aconitate hydratase, mitochondrial-like, which translates to MATYCLTVARLQLALGQGVRRLHVSAAFNAKAKVSMSRFEPSNFVNYEKLNENVNIVRKRLNRPLTLSEKIVYGHLDDPVGQDIARGRTYLRLRPDRVAMQDATAQMAMLQFISSGLPQVAVPSTIHCDHLIEAQIGGAKDLARAKDINAEVYNFLASAGAKYGVGFWKPGSGIIHQIILENYAYPGVLLIGTDSHTPNGGGLGSICIGVGGADAVDVMAGIPWELKCPNVIGVKLTGKLSGWTSPKDVILKVAGILTVKGGTGAIVEYHGPGVDSISCTGMATICNMGAEIGATTSVFPYNHRMKTYLEKTGRGDIAALADDYADLLVPDVGCEYDSMVEINLDELKPHINGPFTPDLAHPMADIGATAVKNGWPLEVKVGLIGSCTNSSYEDMGRSASVAKQALDKGLKCKAAFTITPGSEQIRATIERDGYSKILGDVGGMVLANACGPCIGQWDRRDVKKGEKNTIVTSYNRNFTARNDANPATHAFVASPEIVTALAIAGTLDFNPEVDYLTAANGEKFKLKPPSADELPKLDFDPGQDTYQHPPAEGGSKLRVDVSPTSTRLQLLEPFDKWAGGDLEDLQILIKVKGKCTTDHISAAGPWLKFRGHLDNISNNMLIGAVNIENDGVNKIKNQLTGEYGGVPDVARHYKANGLSWVVVGDDNYGEGSSREHAALEPRHLGGRCIIVKSFARIHETNLKKQGMLPLTFQNPADYDKIRPDDKISIKGLATFTPGKPLSTVVKHSDGTKDEFQLNHTFNETQIEWFQAGSALNRMKELQ; encoded by the exons CTTGCCCTGGGCCAGGGTGTGCGGCGCCTGCACGTGTCTGCAGCCTTCAATGCCAAGGCCAAAGTGTCAATGAGCCGCTTTGAGCCCAGCAACTTCGTCAACTATGAGAAGCTCAATGAGAATGTCAACATTGTGCGCAAGAG ACTCAACCGTCCCCTCACCCTCTCAGAAAAGATTGTCTACGGCCATCTGGATGACCCTGTGGGGCAGGACATTGCCAGGGGCAGGACATACCTGCGTCTGCGGCCAGACCGCGTGGCCATGCAGGACGCCACGGCCCAGATGGCCATGCTGCAGTTCATCAGCAGTGGCCTGCCCCAGGTGGCCGTACCCTCCACCATCCACTGTGATCATCTGATCGAGGCCCAGATTGGAGGAGCCAAGGACCTGGCAAGGGCAAAG GATATTAATGCGGAGGTATATAACTTCCTGGCCAGTGCTGGAGCTAAATATGGAGTGGGCTTTTGGAAACCAGGCTCTGGCATAATCCATCAG ATCATCCTGGAGAACTATGCCTACCCAGGGGTGTTGCTGATTGGCACAGACTCTCACACACCCAATGGTGGCGGACTGGGCTCCATCTGCATTGGAGTGGGAGGGGCTGATGCTGTTGATGTCATGGCTGGCATCCCCTGGGAGCTCAAGTGTCCCAAT GTTATTGGGGTGAAGCTGACAGGCAAGCTGTCAGGATGGACATCCCCCAAGGATGTGATCCTTAAGGTTGCTGGGATTCTGACTGTGAAGGGAGGTACTGGAGCCATTGTGGAGTACCACGGACCTGGGGTGGACTCCATCTCCTGCACAG GAATGGCCACTATCTGCAACATGGGGGCTGAGATTGGAGCCACTACCTCTGTGTTCCCCTATAACCACCGCATGAAGACCTACCTGGAGAAGACTGGCCGTGGAG ACATTGCTGCCCTGGCTGACGATTACGCTGACCTGCTGGTTCCTGACGTGGGCTGTGAGTATGACTCAATGGTCGAGATCAACCTAGATGAG CTGAAGCCCCACATAAACGGGCCCTTCACCCCTGACCTAGCCCACCCCATGGCAGACATTGGGGCCACCGCAGTGAAAAATGGCTGGCCCCTGGAAGTCAAAGTGG GTCTGATTGGCAGCTGCACCAACTCCAGTTATGAGGACATGGGCCGCTCTGCCTCCGTGGCCAAACAGGCCCTGGACAAAGGTCTGAAGTGCAAGGCTGCGTTCACCATCACACCCGGGTCTGAACAGATTCGCGCCACAATCGAGCGAGATGGATAT TCCAAGATCCTTGGTGATGTTGGTGGAATGGTCCTGGCCAACGCCTGTGGACCCTGCATTGGACAGTGGGACAG GCGTGATGTGAAGAAGGGAGAGAAGAACACCATCGTCACATCTTACAACAGGAACTTCACCGCCAGGAATGACGCCAACCCAGCCACACATGCCTTTGTCGCCTCCCCTGAG ATCGTCACAGCCCTGGCCATCGCAGGAACCCTGGATTTCAACCCCGAGGTTGATTACCTTACGGCCGCCAATGGAGAAAAGTTTAAGCTAAAGCCCCCCAGTGCAGACGAGCTGCCCAAGTTGGACTTTGACCCCGGTCAGGACACCTACCAGCACCCCCCTGCCGAGGGGGGCTCAAAGCTGAGGGTGGACGTCAGCCCCACCAGCACCCGGCTGCAGCTGTTGGAGCCCTTTGACAAATGGGCCGGAGGTGACCTGGAGGACCTGCAAATCCTCATCAAG gtgaagggGAAATGCACCACAGACCACATCAGTGCCGCTGGTCCATGGCTGAAGTTCCGTGGTCACCTTGACAACATCTCCAACAACATGCTAATTGGAGCAGTCAACATCGAGAACGACGGCGTTAACAAGATCAAGAACCAGCTGACAGGAGAGTACGGCGGTGTGCCTGACGTAGCCCGTCATTACAAG gccAACGGTCTGTCATGGGTGGTTGTGGGAGATGACAACTACGGTGAGGGATCCAGCAGAGAGCATGCAGCCCTGGAGCCCAGGCACCTGGGAGGAAGATGCATCATTGTCAAGAGCTTTGCCAGGATCCATG AGACAAATCTGAAGAAACAGGGAATGCTGCCCCTGACCTTCCAGAACCCCGCTGACTACGACAAGATCCGCCCAGACGACAAGATATCCATCAAAGGGCTTGCAACCTTCACCCCAGGAAAG CCCCTGTCTACAGTAGTGAAGCACAGTGACGGCACCAAAGATGAGTTCCAGCTGAACCACACCTTCAACGAGACACAGATCGAATGGTTTCAGGCCGGCTCGGCCCTCAACAGAATGAAAGAGCTCCAGTAA